A stretch of Acidobacteriota bacterium DNA encodes these proteins:
- a CDS encoding DUF4435 domain-containing protein has protein sequence MRPKTPHEIANEVRMKRTQFSGSFFIVEGDKDARFYKNLVASGHCNRMIASGKETALAALNILENESVAGVLAVVDADFDLLENNLPTSSNLFLSDHHDLEVMLFRSQALDKVLTELGSAEKIERFEQRVQKDIRSVLFSEAKKVGYLRWLSLQQRLNLKFEGLSYRNFLQENTLKIDPSELIRTVKNNSQQHSLNEIEINRQIVKLLSENHDPKHVCCGHDLTGILSIALRKTLGTNDTGKVEPEIIERSLRLAFESSHFATTQLFQSIRQWEQNNPPFKVLRDSL, from the coding sequence ATGAGACCCAAAACTCCTCACGAAATTGCCAACGAAGTGCGAATGAAACGGACCCAGTTCAGTGGGTCCTTTTTCATTGTTGAGGGGGATAAGGATGCCCGGTTTTATAAAAACCTCGTTGCATCGGGTCACTGCAACCGGATGATTGCTTCTGGTAAGGAAACAGCTCTGGCAGCCTTGAACATACTTGAGAATGAATCAGTTGCCGGTGTTTTAGCCGTAGTTGACGCCGATTTCGACCTTCTGGAAAACAACCTCCCGACCAGTTCAAACCTGTTCCTATCAGATCATCATGACCTTGAAGTAATGCTCTTTCGTTCGCAAGCACTGGACAAAGTCCTGACGGAACTGGGGTCAGCCGAGAAAATTGAGCGATTTGAGCAACGGGTTCAAAAGGATATTCGGTCAGTTCTTTTTTCTGAAGCTAAAAAAGTTGGATATTTGCGGTGGCTTTCACTCCAGCAACGCCTGAATCTCAAATTTGAAGGTCTGTCTTATCGCAATTTTTTACAGGAAAACACTCTGAAAATTGACCCATCTGAACTGATTCGAACTGTCAAAAACAATTCACAACAACACTCCCTGAACGAAATAGAAATAAATCGTCAAATTGTGAAGCTCCTATCTGAAAACCATGATCCGAAACACGTCTGTTGTGGACATGATTTGACTGGAATCTTATCCATTGCACTTCGAAAAACACTTGGGACCAATGATACAGGAAAGGTCGAACCAGAAATTATTGAACGAAGCCTCCGATTGGCGTTTGAATCTTCCCATTTCGCAACAACTCAGCTTTTCCAATCAATTCGCCAGTGGGAACAGAATAACCCTCCATTTAAGGTTCTGCGTGACTCCTTGTAA
- a CDS encoding AAA family ATPase — protein sequence MRINQIVVKKLFGIFDYTIPLNQEDRITILHGPNGSGKTTILKLIDGLFNSKYSVLESVPFDSFQVLFDDDVTLEVIQYVEDQNGTPRKKNAEKVAILLRQGAKITEQFIFGDTHKIISAFYQQATTALNAATLEIFRKSFPQYNLQESFDVHSDIPGKVDTPKWLKSLQDQFPVHFIETQRLLIYPSKPSKKSEALQPVISKVTEYSEELAKTIQTTLGHYASLSQSLDRTFPARLLNENPAQSTSTEQLLAKLKDLEAKRSYLQSAGLLEKGESVEFQFPSTIDDRNKEVLGVYIQDVQKKLGVFDEIAAKLELFKKIINQRFRYKEMSISQEQGFTFRTSDGQPLSPSDLSSGEQHELIFLYEFLFRVKPNSLILIDEPEISLHIAWQEQFLQDLEQIIELAQFDVIVSTHSPQIIYDRWDLTVELKGPEMNGKTAIINDEHPLPVPVA from the coding sequence ATGAGAATCAACCAGATCGTTGTCAAGAAGCTCTTTGGAATCTTCGATTACACGATCCCGCTCAATCAGGAAGACCGGATTACGATTCTTCATGGCCCGAATGGCTCGGGGAAAACTACGATTCTGAAATTGATTGACGGGCTGTTTAATTCGAAATATTCGGTTCTGGAATCGGTGCCGTTTGATAGCTTCCAGGTTTTATTTGATGATGATGTAACGCTTGAAGTTATTCAGTATGTTGAGGATCAAAACGGTACACCAAGGAAGAAAAATGCCGAGAAGGTAGCAATTTTACTCAGACAAGGTGCCAAAATCACCGAGCAATTCATTTTTGGTGATACCCACAAAATAATAAGTGCTTTTTATCAGCAGGCTACCACTGCCCTTAATGCGGCAACTCTTGAAATCTTCCGAAAGAGTTTTCCTCAGTATAATCTCCAGGAGTCTTTTGACGTTCATTCTGACATCCCAGGCAAAGTGGATACGCCTAAATGGCTTAAATCACTTCAAGATCAATTCCCTGTCCATTTTATTGAAACTCAACGACTTTTGATATATCCATCCAAACCATCAAAAAAATCCGAAGCATTGCAACCAGTTATTTCCAAAGTTACTGAGTATTCCGAAGAGTTAGCCAAAACAATCCAAACCACGCTTGGGCACTATGCTTCTCTGTCTCAATCATTAGACCGAACGTTCCCAGCGCGACTCCTGAATGAAAATCCTGCCCAAAGTACATCAACCGAACAGTTGTTAGCCAAACTAAAGGATTTAGAAGCGAAACGAAGCTATCTCCAATCTGCTGGTTTACTGGAAAAAGGGGAAAGCGTTGAATTCCAGTTCCCTTCGACAATTGATGATCGGAATAAAGAAGTTTTAGGGGTTTACATTCAGGATGTCCAAAAGAAGCTGGGGGTCTTTGATGAAATTGCAGCCAAACTCGAACTTTTTAAGAAAATCATCAACCAGCGATTTCGATATAAGGAAATGTCTATCAGTCAGGAGCAGGGCTTTACCTTTAGAACCTCTGATGGGCAGCCGCTTTCTCCGTCCGACCTGTCATCCGGCGAACAACATGAACTGATTTTCCTGTATGAATTCTTATTTCGGGTGAAACCCAACTCATTGATTTTGATTGATGAACCCGAAATTTCACTCCACATTGCCTGGCAGGAACAATTTCTCCAGGATCTGGAGCAAATCATTGAATTAGCTCAATTTGATGTGATTGTGTCAACTCACTCACCTCAAATTATTTATGACCGATGGGATCTCACAGTTGAACTCAAAGGACCAGAGATGAATGGCAAAACCGCCATTATCAATGACGAGCACCCGCTCCCCGTGCCCGTCGCGTGA
- a CDS encoding sigma-54-dependent Fis family transcriptional regulator, producing the protein MSYRILVVDDETGIRDSLRGVLEDEGFSVDLASTGEDCLQVIEKHAYHCILLDIWLPGMDGMAVLERIRATHPETAVVMISGHGTIQMAVKATRLGAADFIEKPLHIEKTLDAIRNAIKAHARMLETASRENGAGRENGHQRDHLIIGDSVPMRALRQQIALAGPTNGRVLIYGETGTGKELVARALHHQSLRATSGSFVALNCAAIPEELIESELFGHTKGAFTGATGQRRGKFEQSDNGTLFLDEIGDMSLKTQAKVLRVLEEQSFEPVGGNATISVDVRMIAATNKRLDEEIEKGNFRADLFYRLNVIPFQIPPLREHVEDIPILVDHFTKIYTDMYRCTPRQFTEAAIDKLLHYSWPGNVRELRATVERLVIMTQREWIEPDDLPFTQTDGPLLASFRFDSYREAQEAYEREFIQRKLAENNGNVTHTAEALNMDRSHLYRRIKTLGISIRG; encoded by the coding sequence ATGTCCTATCGCATTTTGGTCGTTGATGACGAAACTGGTATCCGTGACTCGCTGCGGGGGGTCCTCGAAGACGAGGGCTTCTCGGTGGATCTGGCTTCAACAGGCGAAGACTGCCTGCAAGTTATTGAAAAACACGCCTATCATTGCATTCTGCTGGACATCTGGCTGCCTGGAATGGATGGCATGGCCGTCCTTGAACGCATCCGGGCGACCCATCCCGAAACGGCAGTGGTGATGATTTCAGGCCATGGCACAATCCAGATGGCGGTGAAGGCCACTCGACTTGGAGCCGCCGACTTTATTGAAAAACCGCTCCATATCGAAAAAACCCTGGATGCCATTCGCAATGCGATCAAAGCCCACGCTCGAATGCTGGAAACAGCATCGCGAGAGAACGGCGCCGGACGTGAAAATGGTCACCAGCGCGACCACCTGATCATCGGAGACAGTGTGCCGATGCGGGCGCTCCGCCAGCAAATCGCGCTTGCCGGACCAACCAACGGGCGGGTATTGATTTATGGCGAAACCGGTACCGGGAAAGAACTGGTGGCCCGCGCGCTCCATCATCAGTCATTGCGGGCAACTTCCGGTTCATTTGTGGCGCTCAACTGTGCGGCCATTCCGGAAGAATTGATTGAATCCGAACTTTTTGGCCACACCAAAGGAGCGTTTACCGGGGCCACCGGGCAGCGACGGGGCAAATTTGAACAATCGGACAACGGAACGCTCTTTCTGGATGAAATCGGCGATATGAGCCTCAAAACCCAGGCCAAGGTGTTGCGAGTGCTCGAAGAGCAATCGTTTGAACCAGTTGGAGGCAATGCCACCATTTCGGTTGATGTCAGAATGATTGCGGCCACCAACAAACGTCTGGATGAAGAGATTGAAAAAGGCAACTTTCGAGCTGATTTGTTCTACCGGCTCAACGTGATTCCCTTTCAGATCCCGCCGCTTCGCGAACACGTCGAAGATATTCCGATCCTGGTTGATCATTTCACCAAAATCTATACTGACATGTACCGCTGCACCCCACGCCAGTTTACCGAGGCCGCGATTGACAAGCTGCTTCATTACTCGTGGCCGGGAAATGTTCGCGAACTGCGGGCCACAGTCGAACGGCTGGTGATTATGACCCAGCGCGAATGGATTGAACCTGACGACCTGCCGTTTACCCAAACCGATGGCCCGTTGCTGGCGAGTTTCCGGTTTGACTCGTACCGCGAAGCCCAGGAAGCCTATGAACGCGAGTTCATCCAGCGCAAACTGGCCGAAAACAACGGCAACGTCACCCACACCGCCGAAGCCTTGAATATGGACCGCAGCCACCTGTATCGCCGGATTAAGACGTTGGGAATTTCGATTCGTGGCTAA
- a CDS encoding alkaline phosphatase family protein, which produces MFIGLDGSTFDVLDPLMAEGRMPRLKALIERGARAPLETTIPPITPTAWVSMSTGTNPGKHSIFEFLLRRGNKLDVPINSTLRDSPAVWDILSDLGHQVTVTNMPVTYPPKPLNGMMVADFLTPLGKTDYTYPVELREELESRFGPYRLYITEVYTRGRVDQVLAQLYDELDYKTSVNCYLMKNKPWDFYFTHIWSTDRCQHELWHIMDPTHPMSDPKEVKKYREKVLKFWEKVDESVGKMVDAAGPEVTMMMGSDHGFGPITKFLCFNVWMIEQGLIQLKPGAMTALKKLFFKLGLTPETGYRVSMAIGLAKLRLSMGVTNRSSLQKLINKVMLSLADVDWSRTKAFSKGNYGQIFINLKGREPHGSVEPGAEYEKVAQEVIAQLRSLKHPETGEPLIGPIWRAEEIYSGPHVAEAPDISFLPADMRYKPLGTLDLTSNRFITDVYGNSGDHRMNGFFVANGPHIKPGTRLSANIMDIAPTLLYLFNKPIPNDMDGRILKEMISDQYLASNQPVYTNQDYTGTEIASFSEEDDAEVRERLRSLGYLG; this is translated from the coding sequence TTGTTCATTGGGCTTGATGGCTCAACGTTTGATGTTCTTGATCCGCTAATGGCTGAAGGACGCATGCCGCGCCTCAAAGCCCTGATCGAACGCGGTGCCCGCGCCCCACTTGAAACCACCATCCCACCAATTACACCCACGGCCTGGGTGTCAATGTCAACCGGCACCAATCCTGGCAAACACAGCATTTTCGAGTTTCTGCTGCGTCGGGGTAACAAACTGGACGTTCCCATCAATTCGACACTGCGCGACAGTCCAGCCGTGTGGGATATCCTGTCGGATCTGGGTCATCAGGTCACGGTGACCAATATGCCGGTGACATACCCGCCCAAACCGCTCAATGGCATGATGGTGGCTGATTTTCTGACGCCGCTCGGTAAGACCGATTACACCTACCCGGTGGAATTGCGCGAGGAACTTGAATCCCGATTTGGTCCTTACCGGCTCTACATCACCGAAGTCTATACCCGTGGACGCGTGGATCAGGTGCTGGCGCAGCTTTATGACGAACTGGACTATAAAACCAGCGTCAACTGCTACTTAATGAAAAACAAACCGTGGGATTTCTACTTTACCCACATCTGGAGCACCGACCGTTGCCAGCACGAACTCTGGCATATTATGGATCCGACCCACCCGATGTCAGATCCGAAGGAAGTCAAAAAGTACCGCGAAAAGGTGCTCAAGTTCTGGGAAAAAGTTGACGAAAGCGTCGGCAAGATGGTTGATGCGGCGGGCCCTGAGGTCACCATGATGATGGGTTCTGATCATGGCTTTGGACCAATCACCAAGTTTTTGTGCTTCAACGTGTGGATGATTGAACAGGGTCTGATTCAACTTAAACCCGGTGCCATGACCGCCCTCAAAAAATTGTTCTTCAAGCTTGGATTGACACCTGAAACCGGCTATCGGGTTTCGATGGCGATTGGACTGGCCAAATTGCGGCTTTCGATGGGTGTGACCAACCGCTCATCCCTTCAAAAACTGATCAACAAAGTCATGCTGTCGCTGGCCGATGTTGACTGGTCACGAACCAAAGCGTTTTCGAAGGGCAATTACGGCCAGATTTTCATCAACCTCAAGGGTCGTGAACCACACGGCTCGGTTGAACCCGGCGCCGAATATGAAAAAGTGGCGCAGGAAGTGATTGCCCAACTGCGCAGTCTGAAACACCCGGAAACCGGCGAGCCCTTAATTGGCCCAATTTGGAGAGCCGAGGAAATCTACTCCGGTCCGCACGTTGCCGAAGCTCCTGACATCTCTTTCCTGCCAGCGGATATGCGCTATAAACCGCTTGGGACGCTCGACTTAACTTCAAACCGTTTTATTACTGATGTCTATGGTAATTCCGGCGACCATCGGATGAACGGCTTTTTTGTCGCCAATGGCCCACACATCAAACCCGGCACACGGCTTTCGGCCAATATCATGGATATTGCGCCGACGTTGCTCTACCTCTTCAACAAACCAATTCCCAACGACATGGATGGCCGCATCCTGAAAGAAATGATTTCCGACCAGTATCTGGCTTCAAATCAGCCGGTCTATACCAATCAGGATTACACCGGAACAGAAATCGCTTCGTTTTCAGAAGAAGATGATGCGGAAGTTCGTGAGCGCCTGCGAAGCCTTGGCTATCTTGGATAA